A DNA window from Candidatus Sulfidibacterium hydrothermale contains the following coding sequences:
- a CDS encoding phosphatase PAP2 family protein, which produces MTPFFKSKTRHIIDVLNVVFVFIIFLFYLISLPHNPYGVWPLVVLFFSLALVWMAGFLRKKLPAGKMKTPGQKIGKVFLDFYPLIFMFVIFESFFMILPYFNPHDFDYELARLDYQLFGVHPTVWIEQWVHPWLTDLLYLIYFVYYPFPLFILVWLYKKKMFTELDRSIFLLLVVNYGAYITYFFVPAMGPRFYEPLMQLQTKPLNGVFLAVPIRDFIHVFEPNKFDAFPSLHIATTLTTLIIMARYNRKMFFIFIPLFAGILVAVVYCRFHYVVDIFAGIIWTIVAVTIAGRFYDKKIRNHWAPYCERNEKF; this is translated from the coding sequence ATGACCCCTTTTTTTAAGTCGAAGACACGTCATATCATCGATGTGCTGAATGTAGTTTTTGTTTTTATTATTTTCCTGTTTTACCTTATTTCATTGCCGCATAATCCTTATGGGGTATGGCCTTTGGTGGTTTTGTTCTTTTCTCTTGCTTTGGTATGGATGGCCGGTTTTCTGCGAAAGAAACTGCCGGCAGGCAAAATGAAAACGCCGGGACAGAAAATAGGGAAAGTGTTTCTCGATTTTTATCCGCTTATTTTCATGTTTGTGATATTCGAGAGCTTTTTCATGATCTTGCCCTATTTCAATCCGCATGATTTTGATTATGAACTGGCACGTCTCGATTATCAACTGTTTGGTGTTCATCCGACGGTTTGGATAGAACAGTGGGTGCATCCCTGGCTTACGGATTTGTTGTACCTGATTTATTTTGTTTATTATCCGTTTCCGCTTTTTATTCTGGTGTGGCTGTACAAAAAGAAAATGTTCACCGAACTGGACCGCAGTATTTTTCTTTTACTGGTCGTCAATTATGGTGCATACATCACCTATTTTTTTGTACCGGCGATGGGGCCGCGTTTTTACGAGCCGCTTATGCAGCTGCAAACCAAACCGTTGAACGGCGTTTTTTTGGCTGTGCCGATTCGTGATTTTATTCATGTATTTGAGCCCAACAAGTTTGACGCATTTCCCAGCTTGCACATTGCCACCACACTCACCACATTAATTATTATGGCGCGGTATAACCGGAAAATGTTTTTTATCTTTATCCCGTTATTTGCCGGAATATTAGTGGCCGTGGTTTATTGCCGGTTTCATTATGTCGTGGATATTTTTGCCGGAATCATCTGGACCATTGTAGCTGTTACCATTGCCGGCCGGTTTTATGATAAAAAAATCAGGAACCACTGGGCTCCTTATTGTGAAAGAAATGAAAAGTTTTGA
- a CDS encoding CPBP family glutamic-type intramembrane protease has protein sequence MKSFEGISFEKRDIHVYVMLLSAPVLLTIYRYHGYPQFFYEYFPRFRQVPGGDLIARYWQFGVFFLLMFILPALYVKWGMKKSLYDFGWGLGDVKYGLKWLITIPLLVVPVIFLASKMPSLRVEYPLAKSLLTDQSHLLVYELAYVMFYYVAWEFFFRGFLLFGLVKRFGAVNAILIQTISSCLVHIGKPEGEIIGSIVVGILFGMIALRSRSIWYVFAIHVSIGVLTDLFIIYFH, from the coding sequence ATGAAAAGTTTTGAAGGAATTTCTTTTGAAAAGCGAGACATCCATGTTTATGTGATGTTGCTGAGCGCTCCGGTACTGCTTACCATTTACCGTTATCACGGTTATCCGCAATTTTTTTATGAATATTTTCCCCGTTTCCGGCAGGTACCCGGTGGCGATCTGATTGCCCGTTACTGGCAGTTTGGCGTATTTTTTCTGCTGATGTTTATTTTGCCGGCGTTGTATGTAAAATGGGGCATGAAGAAATCGTTGTACGATTTCGGATGGGGATTAGGCGATGTGAAATACGGGCTGAAATGGTTAATCACCATTCCGTTGCTCGTGGTACCGGTTATTTTTCTTGCCTCCAAAATGCCGTCGCTGCGGGTGGAATATCCGCTGGCAAAAAGTCTGCTGACCGACCAGTCGCATTTGCTGGTGTACGAGTTGGCTTACGTGATGTTTTACTACGTGGCCTGGGAGTTTTTCTTTCGCGGGTTTTTGCTGTTCGGGCTGGTAAAACGCTTTGGGGCTGTCAATGCCATTTTAATACAGACCATCTCATCGTGTCTGGTACACATTGGCAAACCGGAAGGTGAAATTATCGGTTCCATTGTGGTCGGGATTCTGTTCGGGATGATTGCCTTGCGAAGCCGTTCGATCTGGTATGTGTTTGCTATTCATGTTTCCATAGGCGTACTTACCGATTTATTTATCATTTATTTTCATTGA
- the serC gene encoding 3-phosphoserine/phosphohydroxythreonine transaminase, which produces MKKHNFYAGPSILPDVTLKNTADAIFDFAGTGVSLLSISHRSKEFVAVMEEAQQLMKDLLNVPEGYSVLFLGGGASTQFAMIPYNLMGKKSAYLNTGAWSTKAIKEAKLFGEVEVVASSEDKNFTYIPKDFTIPEDADYFHITTNNTIYGTEIKTDLDSPVPLVADMSSDILSRPVDVSKYVLIYGGAQKNLAPAGVTFVIIRDDIVGKVDRPIPTMLNYKTHIDKGSMFNTPPVFAIYALLQTLRWVKELGGVEIMQQINQKKAAMLYDEIDRNSMFKGTVTNKEDRSLMNVCFVMNDGHEDKEKAFLEFATQKGMVGVKGHRSVGGFRASLYNALPIESVEALVTCMQEFEKNNR; this is translated from the coding sequence ATGAAAAAGCACAATTTTTATGCAGGGCCATCTATTTTGCCGGATGTAACCCTGAAAAACACGGCAGATGCCATTTTTGACTTTGCCGGAACAGGAGTTTCCTTATTGTCTATATCCCATCGTAGCAAAGAGTTTGTTGCGGTGATGGAAGAAGCCCAACAGTTAATGAAAGACCTGTTAAATGTTCCGGAGGGTTATTCTGTTTTATTTCTTGGCGGAGGGGCGAGCACCCAGTTTGCCATGATTCCTTATAACCTTATGGGGAAAAAATCAGCTTATCTCAATACCGGAGCATGGTCTACCAAAGCCATTAAAGAAGCCAAACTGTTTGGCGAAGTAGAGGTGGTGGCTTCATCGGAAGATAAAAACTTTACCTACATTCCTAAAGATTTTACCATTCCGGAAGATGCCGATTATTTTCATATCACCACCAATAATACCATTTACGGAACAGAAATTAAAACCGATCTGGATTCACCGGTTCCGTTAGTGGCCGACATGTCATCTGATATTTTAAGCCGTCCGGTGGATGTATCAAAATATGTTTTGATTTATGGCGGAGCCCAGAAAAATCTGGCACCGGCAGGAGTTACTTTTGTGATTATCCGCGACGATATCGTCGGAAAAGTGGATCGTCCGATTCCCACCATGTTAAATTACAAAACCCACATCGATAAAGGAAGCATGTTCAACACGCCTCCGGTATTTGCAATTTATGCTTTGTTGCAAACTCTTCGCTGGGTGAAAGAGCTGGGCGGTGTGGAAATCATGCAGCAGATCAACCAGAAGAAAGCGGCTATGCTGTATGATGAAATTGACCGTAACAGCATGTTCAAAGGAACAGTAACCAACAAAGAAGACCGGTCGCTGATGAATGTCTGCTTTGTGATGAATGATGGCCATGAAGACAAAGAGAAAGCTTTTCTTGAATTTGCCACTCAAAAAGGAATGGTGGGTGTAAAAGGCCATCGTTCGGTAGGCGGTTTCAGAGCATCGCTTTACAATGCTTTGCCGATTGAGAGTGTGGAAGCTTTGGTAACCTGCATGCAGGAGTTTGAAAAAAATAACCGGTAA
- a CDS encoding C1 family peptidase, whose amino-acid sequence MRKIITILLALAILPAMQVFAQSKDKAKFEPSQNHFYPDVIMKDVKAVQERLHPQKKHLYFMMDQSGMDLPNKVSLYKTFWHTPTTSQGNTGTCWCFSTTSFFESEEHRLFGKDVKLSEMYTVYWEYVEKAKGYVESRGTTVFDEGSEANAVRRDYKKYGIVPRSVYDGFKDGRKFYSHAEMVKEMKTYLHSVKAADAWNEDAVVATIKAILNRYMGEPPTHFTYQGKEYTPKSFLKDYLKLNMDDYVDVLSYEQQPFWHQVEYQVPDNWWHSKAYYNVPLKVFMDVWNTAIEHGYTMAIGGDVSEAGFSRKTNVALIPDFDIPAAYINDNARQFRFSNHTTTDDHGMHCVGYYKDKKGQMWYLIKDSSSGSRNVDPKSPEFGYYFFSTPYVELKMMDFMVHKDMFKKYMKKFPH is encoded by the coding sequence ATGAGAAAGATAATTACCATTTTGCTGGCGTTGGCTATTCTGCCAGCCATGCAGGTTTTTGCCCAAAGTAAGGACAAAGCCAAATTTGAACCTTCGCAAAACCATTTCTATCCCGATGTCATCATGAAAGATGTAAAAGCGGTACAGGAAAGACTCCATCCGCAAAAAAAACATCTTTATTTTATGATGGATCAGTCGGGGATGGATTTGCCCAACAAAGTATCATTGTATAAAACTTTCTGGCATACGCCTACCACTTCGCAGGGCAATACCGGAACCTGCTGGTGTTTTTCTACCACCTCTTTTTTCGAATCGGAAGAACATCGTCTTTTCGGAAAAGATGTGAAGTTGTCTGAGATGTACACCGTTTACTGGGAGTACGTTGAAAAAGCCAAAGGTTATGTGGAAAGCCGCGGGACAACCGTTTTTGATGAAGGCTCTGAAGCTAACGCTGTACGGCGCGATTACAAAAAATACGGAATTGTTCCCCGTTCGGTTTATGACGGATTTAAAGACGGAAGAAAATTCTATTCCCATGCCGAAATGGTGAAAGAAATGAAAACTTATTTGCACAGTGTGAAAGCTGCTGATGCCTGGAACGAAGACGCTGTGGTGGCTACCATTAAAGCCATTTTGAACCGTTATATGGGTGAGCCGCCTACCCATTTTACTTATCAGGGAAAAGAATATACCCCTAAAAGCTTCCTGAAAGATTATCTGAAGCTGAATATGGATGATTATGTCGATGTGCTTTCGTATGAACAACAACCGTTCTGGCATCAGGTGGAATATCAGGTTCCGGACAACTGGTGGCACAGCAAAGCCTATTACAACGTTCCTCTGAAAGTATTTATGGATGTTTGGAATACAGCTATCGAACACGGTTACACCATGGCCATCGGCGGTGATGTGTCCGAAGCCGGATTTTCACGCAAAACCAATGTGGCACTGATTCCTGATTTTGATATTCCGGCAGCTTATATCAACGACAATGCCCGTCAGTTCCGCTTTTCGAATCACACAACTACCGATGACCACGGGATGCATTGTGTTGGTTACTACAAAGACAAAAAAGGACAGATGTGGTATCTGATCAAAGATTCCAGCTCCGGCTCACGTAATGTCGATCCTAAAAGCCCCGAATTTGGATATTATTTCTTCAGTACGCCTTACGTCGAACTGAAAATGATGGATTTCATGGTGCACAAAGACATGTTCAAAAAATACATGAAAAAATTCCCGCATTAA
- a CDS encoding NAD(P)-dependent oxidoreductase yields MTKVLVATVKPFAGEAVKQIQDIFDQAGYECRFLEKYDGQEALKAAVVDAEALIIRSDKITEEILSAAPQLKIVVRAGAGYDNVDLSAATSHGVVVENTPGQNSNAVAELALGMMVFQARNHFNGKPGSELKGKKLGIQAYGHVGKNVARIAKGFGMEVCAFDPFVSKESIEADGVEVYEDLEKMYADCDYISLHIPANQHTIKSINYALLSKMKKGATLVNTARKEVIDEEGLLKIFQDRDDFKYISDIAPDNREVIEKDFADRCFFTPKKMGAQTAEANINAGIAAAKQIIAFFEKGDTTFKVN; encoded by the coding sequence ATGACAAAAGTTCTTGTAGCCACGGTGAAACCTTTTGCCGGTGAAGCCGTGAAACAGATTCAGGATATTTTTGACCAAGCCGGTTATGAATGCCGGTTTCTTGAAAAATATGACGGCCAGGAAGCTTTAAAAGCGGCTGTGGTCGATGCAGAAGCGCTGATTATCCGGAGTGATAAAATTACGGAAGAGATTCTTTCGGCTGCTCCCCAGTTAAAAATTGTAGTGCGTGCCGGTGCCGGCTACGATAATGTGGATCTTTCGGCTGCCACCTCACATGGGGTAGTTGTGGAAAACACACCGGGACAAAACTCTAATGCCGTAGCCGAACTGGCTCTCGGAATGATGGTCTTTCAAGCCCGGAATCATTTCAACGGAAAACCCGGCAGCGAGCTGAAAGGGAAAAAACTGGGTATTCAGGCTTACGGACATGTGGGAAAAAATGTAGCCCGCATTGCCAAAGGATTTGGTATGGAAGTATGTGCTTTTGATCCGTTTGTTTCCAAAGAATCCATCGAAGCCGATGGCGTTGAAGTATATGAAGACCTGGAAAAAATGTATGCCGACTGCGATTACATCAGCCTGCATATTCCGGCTAATCAGCATACCATCAAATCCATCAATTATGCTTTGCTGTCGAAAATGAAAAAAGGAGCTACCCTGGTGAATACGGCACGTAAAGAAGTTATCGACGAAGAAGGTCTTCTCAAAATATTCCAGGACCGGGATGATTTCAAATACATTTCAGACATTGCTCCCGATAATCGTGAAGTGATTGAGAAAGACTTTGCCGACCGTTGTTTCTTTACGCCCAAGAAAATGGGAGCCCAAACGGCCGAAGCCAATATCAATGCCGGTATTGCAGCAGCCAAACAAATCATTGCCTTTTTTGAAAAGGGAGATACCACGTTTAAAGTGAACTAA
- a CDS encoding NAD-dependent epimerase/dehydratase family protein, with product MERVLVTGANGFIGSNLCRRLVNDGYEVLALVRKSSDLRFLNGINVQLIYGDIVRKESLPPAFKEISKVFHVAGLAADWGPNALFEQVNFRGTQNVAETAAATGVKRLIYVSTVAFHGFGKQNGKEEDPPAKNLIPYAKTKWMAEQWLWHYSSETSMEITAVRPGNVFGPNDRTFLFKYIDALLQGKFAEINHGKSKTCPVYVENLIDILLLTATRPEAAGNAYLATDGLDITWHEFNTALAEALDVKLPKTSIPYGLAMAAAKSYYAFHQLFKIQSEPFLTPYRVNNGGRDYHFSIQKLKDHFHYQPHIGLKEGLRKTVESYRNQ from the coding sequence ATGGAAAGGGTATTGGTTACCGGAGCCAATGGCTTTATCGGCAGCAATCTTTGCCGGCGACTGGTAAATGATGGCTATGAAGTGCTTGCTTTGGTCAGGAAAAGCTCGGATTTGCGTTTCCTGAACGGGATAAATGTTCAGCTTATTTATGGCGATATTGTCCGGAAAGAGAGTTTGCCACCGGCTTTTAAAGAAATTTCAAAAGTTTTTCATGTAGCCGGACTGGCTGCCGACTGGGGGCCGAATGCTCTTTTTGAACAGGTGAATTTCAGAGGAACACAAAATGTGGCGGAAACAGCTGCTGCCACAGGCGTAAAACGATTGATTTACGTTAGTACGGTAGCTTTTCACGGCTTTGGGAAACAAAATGGGAAAGAAGAGGATCCGCCGGCAAAAAACCTGATTCCGTATGCAAAAACCAAATGGATGGCAGAACAATGGCTCTGGCATTACTCATCTGAAACATCTATGGAAATTACGGCCGTCCGACCGGGAAATGTGTTTGGACCAAACGACCGGACTTTTCTTTTTAAATACATCGATGCGCTTTTACAAGGAAAATTCGCCGAGATCAACCACGGCAAAAGCAAAACCTGTCCGGTTTACGTGGAAAATCTGATTGACATTCTGCTTTTAACCGCTACCCGTCCCGAAGCGGCCGGAAATGCCTACCTGGCCACCGACGGACTGGATATCACCTGGCACGAATTTAATACCGCCCTGGCGGAAGCATTGGATGTAAAACTGCCAAAAACATCGATTCCTTATGGTTTGGCTATGGCGGCAGCAAAAAGTTATTATGCTTTTCATCAGTTATTTAAAATTCAAAGCGAACCTTTTTTAACCCCTTACCGGGTGAATAACGGAGGGAGAGATTACCATTTCAGTATCCAAAAACTCAAAGATCATTTTCATTACCAGCCCCATATCGGACTGAAAGAAGGATTACGTAAAACCGTGGAAAGTTACCGGAACCAGTAA
- a CDS encoding four helix bundle protein: MMYNENKNEEKMEQTEKQERTGTFFRFEDLRIYHKSLDYITWLQDVTSLFPESDKTQFAVRFNDAARNIALYIAEGSARNKTQFIYYLRMAKSAIRQCMVYTTLAYGLNMMSESHEEESRTQLMEMTKMVGALISSLQRSLNNHNNGYHNNHNNHNGNGHYNNDPVPHDPNYLPED, translated from the coding sequence ATGATGTACAACGAAAACAAGAATGAAGAGAAGATGGAACAGACTGAAAAACAGGAACGTACAGGGACATTTTTTCGTTTTGAAGATTTACGAATTTACCATAAGTCGCTGGATTACATTACCTGGTTGCAGGATGTAACTTCGTTGTTTCCGGAAAGTGATAAAACGCAATTTGCCGTTCGGTTTAATGATGCTGCCCGTAATATCGCGCTTTATATTGCTGAGGGCTCGGCCCGCAACAAAACGCAGTTTATTTATTATTTGCGTATGGCCAAAAGCGCCATCCGTCAATGTATGGTTTACACCACACTGGCTTACGGACTGAACATGATGAGCGAATCGCATGAAGAAGAATCCAGGACACAACTGATGGAAATGACCAAAATGGTGGGTGCTTTGATTTCTTCGCTTCAACGTTCGTTAAACAATCACAATAACGGATATCACAACAATCACAATAATCATAACGGAAACGGTCATTACAACAATGATCCGGTACCGCATGATCCGAATTATCTTCCGGAAGATTAA